The Triticum aestivum cultivar Chinese Spring chromosome 3A, IWGSC CS RefSeq v2.1, whole genome shotgun sequence genome includes a region encoding these proteins:
- the LOC123061452 gene encoding carbon catabolite repressor protein 4 homolog 6 isoform X2 has protein sequence MRVVPSAFLRRAASMSSHYNRRGSSRPHRGYSSRPPPPSAYADAELVSGDSYLSTEPAANDSVRRGGGPRAPPPQYRHGPQFQPPPYVYGYGQPQPQPQPQLQVQPYGFVPYNYNHPPQTPFPGSQYGYGTPNQYGHWHPQPYRVVPPNGGFLPQNAGFRPAAPQLHPSLAQYKREWRSVQKLPPRHAERFKVLSYNILADYLAQEHQDLYRDIPSFIMDWNWRKNRIGLEISWWRPDIICFQEVDKFTDLEQEMSARGYSGIWKMRTGNAVDGCAIFWRTARFRLCYKEDIEFNKLGLRDNVAQLCVLESVFRRNVQTGSTHLSTSPIHPQQAKQVVICNIHVLYNPKRGDIKVGQIRTLLDQAYATSKRWNDAPVILCGDFNATPKLNLFGLARNAISGQQTSSHGLYTGSNTSRYTFRPPLYTTNGREGRIITRDVHKHQSEAKSLVRDSCLAGREPVLTATASTSCFNSESSKYFGNNISSSGPSNLDEQGLSSCFAGLAKDACNSDGEAHAKATEREEGAAVDSSSEECSGGIKAESKEPDVGGVQCSQTDVCDEAFQSDSSEAIDSRHLLSSELSGRIDSVRELRGVSSKDSNSQGALSGSVICEDVTGGFEGNSVQSDMSLNISKENPGEKEKCNESMSGHNNCTTPGSESSHFSDSLKSADARGKMGNMRVEEEINTGSPVKLTHQINSTTSDSCGNECTPEVINNHLDLYSCPEEFGNHACSVEDDVAANENLCSNVISDPTSFKEFSGDNECLHVDNDQLPKISNGSQHAHKVVPYGGYYNDPYRWTVDEIKAATGKEECTYVEHNLKVRSVYTDVEDFNGTKDANKEPLVTSYNSKFMGTVDYIWASEDLQTVSVLDTFPEVILKETNGFPTKKWGSDHIALVCELAFKD, from the exons ATGCGCGTCGTCCCCTCAGCTTTTCTCCGTCGCGCCGCCTCGATGTCCTCTCACTACAAC CGCCGAGGATCCTCGCGACCTCACCGCGGATACTCCTCCCGCCCCCCGCCGCCTTCCGCCTACGCCGACGCCGAGCTCGTCAGCGGCGATTCTTACCTCAGTACTGAGCCCGCTGCCAACGATTCCGTCCGCCGCGGCGGGGGTCCTCGCGCGCCTCCACCGCAGTACAGGCACGGGCCGCAGTTCCAGCCGCCGCCGTACGTATATGGCTACGGCCAACCTCaaccgcagccgcagccgcagctgCAGGTTCAGCCTTACGGGTTTGTGCCGTACAACTACAACCATCCGCCGCAGACGCCGTTCCCAGGCTCTCAGTACGGCTATGGGACTCCGAATCAGTACGGTCACTGGCATCCACAGCCATACAGAGTTGTGCCACCGAATGGAGGGTTCCTGCCACAGAATGCTGGGTTCCGACCTGCGGCGCCACAGCTGCATCCAAGTCTGGCACAGTACAAACGAGAGTGGCGATCTGTGCAGAAGCTGCCACCTCGCCATGCTG AGAGGTTTAAGGTTCTGTCATACAATATACTGGCGGACTATCTGGCCCAGGAGCACCAAGATCTTTATAGGGACATACCATCATTCATCATGGACTGGAACTGGCGTAAGAATAGGATAGGTTTAGAGATCAGCTGGTGGCGTCCAGATATTATATGTTTTCAG GAGGTAGACAAATTTACAGACCTTGAGCAAGAAATGTCAGCCCGAGGATATAGCGGCATATGGAAG ATGCGGACTGGAAATGCTGTTGATGGATGTGCCATATTTTGGAGGACAGCAAG GTTCCGGTTGTGTTATAAAGAAGACATTGAGTTCAATAAGCTTGGGCTTCGGGATAATGTTGCACAGCTTTGTGTTTTAGAA tcggtgtttcgaagaaatgtGCAAACTGGGTCTACTCACTTATCTACTAG CCCTATCCATCCGCAACAAGCCAAACAAGTTGTTATATGTAACATTCATGTTCTTTATAATCCGAAGAGAGGGGACATAAAAGTTGGCCAG ATAAGGACACTCCTTGACCAAGCTTATGCTACATCTAAGAGGTGGAATGATGCTCCAGTAATACTCTGTGGGGACTTCAACGCTACACCGAAG TTAAATTTGTTTGGGCTTGCAAGAAATGCTATATCAGGGCAGCAAACTAGTTCACATGGGCTTTATACTGGTTCTAACACATCTCG TTATACATTCCGTCCACCTTTATACACGACCAATGGTAGAGAGGGAAGAATAATTACTCGAGATGTCCATAAGCATCAAAGTGAAGCAAAAAGTTTGGTCAGAGATTCTTGCCTTGCTGGAAGAGAACCTGTTTTGACCGCTACTGCTTCAACATCTTGCTTTAACTCTGAATCGAGTAAATATTTTGGCAACAATATATCTTCTTCTGGCCCTAGTAATCTTGACGAGCAAGGATTATCAAGCTGTTTCGCAGGACTTGCAAAGGATGCCTGTAATTCTGATGGTGAAGCCCATGCAAAGGCAACTGAACGTGAAGAAGGTGCGGCTGTTGACAGCTCCTCTGAAGAATGTTCTGGAGGAATCAAAGCTGAATCAAAAGAACCTGATGTTGGTGGTGTCCAATGTTCACAAACTGATGTATGTGATGAGGCCTTCCAGTCAGATTCAAGTGAAGCAATTGATAGCAGACACCTACTTTCATCTGAATTATCTGGGCGTATAGATTCTGTCCGAGAATTAAGAGGTGTTAGCAGTAAGGATTCAAATTCCCAGGGAGCCTTGTCTGGGAGTGTGATTTGTGAAGATGTCACAGGTGGTTTTGAAGGAAATAGTGTTCAATCAGATATGTCTTTGAATATATCAAAAGAAAACCCTGGTGAAAAGGAAAAGTGCAATGAATCTATGTCTGGCCATAACAATTGTACAACTCCCGGGTCAGAATCATCCCATTTCAGTGATTCTCTAAAGTCTGCTGATGCACGGGGTAAAATGGGTAATATGAGAGTAGAAGAAGAAATTAATACAGGATCTCCAGTAAAATTAACACATCAAATAAATAGTACTACTTCAGATTCCTGTGGCAATGAGTGTACTCCTGAAGTAATCAACAACCATTTAGACTTGTATTCCTGTCCAGAAGAGTTTGGAAATCATGCTTGTTCTGTTGAGGATGATGTCGCAGCTAATGAAAATTTGTGCTCCAACGTGATATCTGACCCTACCTCCTTCAAAGAGTTCTCTGGTGATAATGAATGCTTACATGTGGATAATGATCAGCTGCCAAAAATTTCAAATGGTTCACAACATGCTCACAAGGTGGTTCCTTATGGAGGGTACTATAATGATCCATACAGGTGGACAGTAGATGAAATAAAGGCTGCTACTGGGAAGGAAGAATGTACTTATGTGGAACATAATTTGAAAGTAAGGAGTGTCTACACAGATGTGGAG GATTTTAACGGGACAAAAGATGCCAATAAGGAGCCCTTGGTAACCAGTTACAACAGCAAATTTATGGGGACAGTGGACTACATATG GGCTTCTGAAGATCTTCAGACTGTTAGCGTGCTAGATACATTTCCGGAAGTGATTTTGAAGGAAACTAATGGATTCCCCACAAAG AAATGGGGAAGTGATCATATCGCCTTGGTCTGCGAACTGGCGTTTAAGGATTGA
- the LOC123061452 gene encoding carbon catabolite repressor protein 4 homolog 6 isoform X1 — protein sequence MRVVPSAFLRRAASMSSHYNRRGSSRPHRGYSSRPPPPSAYADAELVSGDSYLSTEPAANDSVRRGGGPRAPPPQYRHGPQFQPPPYVYGYGQPQPQPQPQLQVQPYGFVPYNYNHPPQTPFPGSQYGYGTPNQYGHWHPQPYRVVPPNGGFLPQNAGFRPAAPQLHPSLAQYKREWRSVQKLPPRHAERFKVLSYNILADYLAQEHQDLYRDIPSFIMDWNWRKNRIGLEISWWRPDIICFQEVDKFTDLEQEMSARGYSGIWKMRTGNAVDGCAIFWRTARFRLCYKEDIEFNKLGLRDNVAQLCVLESVFRRNVQTGSTHLSTSPIHPQQAKQVVICNIHVLYNPKRGDIKVGQIRTLLDQAYATSKRWNDAPVILCGDFNATPKSPLYNFILEQKLNLFGLARNAISGQQTSSHGLYTGSNTSRYTFRPPLYTTNGREGRIITRDVHKHQSEAKSLVRDSCLAGREPVLTATASTSCFNSESSKYFGNNISSSGPSNLDEQGLSSCFAGLAKDACNSDGEAHAKATEREEGAAVDSSSEECSGGIKAESKEPDVGGVQCSQTDVCDEAFQSDSSEAIDSRHLLSSELSGRIDSVRELRGVSSKDSNSQGALSGSVICEDVTGGFEGNSVQSDMSLNISKENPGEKEKCNESMSGHNNCTTPGSESSHFSDSLKSADARGKMGNMRVEEEINTGSPVKLTHQINSTTSDSCGNECTPEVINNHLDLYSCPEEFGNHACSVEDDVAANENLCSNVISDPTSFKEFSGDNECLHVDNDQLPKISNGSQHAHKVVPYGGYYNDPYRWTVDEIKAATGKEECTYVEHNLKVRSVYTDVEDFNGTKDANKEPLVTSYNSKFMGTVDYIWASEDLQTVSVLDTFPEVILKETNGFPTKKWGSDHIALVCELAFKD from the exons ATGCGCGTCGTCCCCTCAGCTTTTCTCCGTCGCGCCGCCTCGATGTCCTCTCACTACAAC CGCCGAGGATCCTCGCGACCTCACCGCGGATACTCCTCCCGCCCCCCGCCGCCTTCCGCCTACGCCGACGCCGAGCTCGTCAGCGGCGATTCTTACCTCAGTACTGAGCCCGCTGCCAACGATTCCGTCCGCCGCGGCGGGGGTCCTCGCGCGCCTCCACCGCAGTACAGGCACGGGCCGCAGTTCCAGCCGCCGCCGTACGTATATGGCTACGGCCAACCTCaaccgcagccgcagccgcagctgCAGGTTCAGCCTTACGGGTTTGTGCCGTACAACTACAACCATCCGCCGCAGACGCCGTTCCCAGGCTCTCAGTACGGCTATGGGACTCCGAATCAGTACGGTCACTGGCATCCACAGCCATACAGAGTTGTGCCACCGAATGGAGGGTTCCTGCCACAGAATGCTGGGTTCCGACCTGCGGCGCCACAGCTGCATCCAAGTCTGGCACAGTACAAACGAGAGTGGCGATCTGTGCAGAAGCTGCCACCTCGCCATGCTG AGAGGTTTAAGGTTCTGTCATACAATATACTGGCGGACTATCTGGCCCAGGAGCACCAAGATCTTTATAGGGACATACCATCATTCATCATGGACTGGAACTGGCGTAAGAATAGGATAGGTTTAGAGATCAGCTGGTGGCGTCCAGATATTATATGTTTTCAG GAGGTAGACAAATTTACAGACCTTGAGCAAGAAATGTCAGCCCGAGGATATAGCGGCATATGGAAG ATGCGGACTGGAAATGCTGTTGATGGATGTGCCATATTTTGGAGGACAGCAAG GTTCCGGTTGTGTTATAAAGAAGACATTGAGTTCAATAAGCTTGGGCTTCGGGATAATGTTGCACAGCTTTGTGTTTTAGAA tcggtgtttcgaagaaatgtGCAAACTGGGTCTACTCACTTATCTACTAG CCCTATCCATCCGCAACAAGCCAAACAAGTTGTTATATGTAACATTCATGTTCTTTATAATCCGAAGAGAGGGGACATAAAAGTTGGCCAG ATAAGGACACTCCTTGACCAAGCTTATGCTACATCTAAGAGGTGGAATGATGCTCCAGTAATACTCTGTGGGGACTTCAACGCTACACCGAAG AGCCCGCTGTACAATTTTATATTAGAGCAAAAG TTAAATTTGTTTGGGCTTGCAAGAAATGCTATATCAGGGCAGCAAACTAGTTCACATGGGCTTTATACTGGTTCTAACACATCTCG TTATACATTCCGTCCACCTTTATACACGACCAATGGTAGAGAGGGAAGAATAATTACTCGAGATGTCCATAAGCATCAAAGTGAAGCAAAAAGTTTGGTCAGAGATTCTTGCCTTGCTGGAAGAGAACCTGTTTTGACCGCTACTGCTTCAACATCTTGCTTTAACTCTGAATCGAGTAAATATTTTGGCAACAATATATCTTCTTCTGGCCCTAGTAATCTTGACGAGCAAGGATTATCAAGCTGTTTCGCAGGACTTGCAAAGGATGCCTGTAATTCTGATGGTGAAGCCCATGCAAAGGCAACTGAACGTGAAGAAGGTGCGGCTGTTGACAGCTCCTCTGAAGAATGTTCTGGAGGAATCAAAGCTGAATCAAAAGAACCTGATGTTGGTGGTGTCCAATGTTCACAAACTGATGTATGTGATGAGGCCTTCCAGTCAGATTCAAGTGAAGCAATTGATAGCAGACACCTACTTTCATCTGAATTATCTGGGCGTATAGATTCTGTCCGAGAATTAAGAGGTGTTAGCAGTAAGGATTCAAATTCCCAGGGAGCCTTGTCTGGGAGTGTGATTTGTGAAGATGTCACAGGTGGTTTTGAAGGAAATAGTGTTCAATCAGATATGTCTTTGAATATATCAAAAGAAAACCCTGGTGAAAAGGAAAAGTGCAATGAATCTATGTCTGGCCATAACAATTGTACAACTCCCGGGTCAGAATCATCCCATTTCAGTGATTCTCTAAAGTCTGCTGATGCACGGGGTAAAATGGGTAATATGAGAGTAGAAGAAGAAATTAATACAGGATCTCCAGTAAAATTAACACATCAAATAAATAGTACTACTTCAGATTCCTGTGGCAATGAGTGTACTCCTGAAGTAATCAACAACCATTTAGACTTGTATTCCTGTCCAGAAGAGTTTGGAAATCATGCTTGTTCTGTTGAGGATGATGTCGCAGCTAATGAAAATTTGTGCTCCAACGTGATATCTGACCCTACCTCCTTCAAAGAGTTCTCTGGTGATAATGAATGCTTACATGTGGATAATGATCAGCTGCCAAAAATTTCAAATGGTTCACAACATGCTCACAAGGTGGTTCCTTATGGAGGGTACTATAATGATCCATACAGGTGGACAGTAGATGAAATAAAGGCTGCTACTGGGAAGGAAGAATGTACTTATGTGGAACATAATTTGAAAGTAAGGAGTGTCTACACAGATGTGGAG GATTTTAACGGGACAAAAGATGCCAATAAGGAGCCCTTGGTAACCAGTTACAACAGCAAATTTATGGGGACAGTGGACTACATATG GGCTTCTGAAGATCTTCAGACTGTTAGCGTGCTAGATACATTTCCGGAAGTGATTTTGAAGGAAACTAATGGATTCCCCACAAAG AAATGGGGAAGTGATCATATCGCCTTGGTCTGCGAACTGGCGTTTAAGGATTGA